AAACACATGGCCTACATGGGAGCATGGATGAATTTCCAACATGCCTCCACACTGCCAAACCCTAAATGATAATTCTAagttttcccctccccaaacaTCCATTCCTGTATCGTAGGTACCCAGGTACTCAAAATACTTCTTGCTGACAGCAAACAAGCCACCAGCCATAGTTGGGGATCTGATCGGATCGGTTTCAGATTTGCGCCTGAGACGTTCATGTTTTGGCACCGAGTGCCACTGGAATGTCAGCCGCCAGTCAAACCCCCCAATCATGGGCTCTGACGTTTGCATGTAGTATTCAAATGTTTTCCAGTCAATGGTGTCAATGACAGGACAAACAATAACAGTCTCGTTCTCGGCAATCCTCTCAAGTAGTGGTTCCAGCCAGCCGGAGACACATTCACAGTGACAGTCTAGAAATGTGAGGACATCACCAGTAGCAAAGGTAGCGCCAATTAAGCGTGCACGAACCAATCCTTCTCGTTTGTTGGTTCTTATCAAACGAACTCTTTTCAGACTGCTTATGTATTTTTCAAGTTCAGCCTTCAAATACACTTTATCGCTCAAGTCATCCACCAGTATAATTTCTTTTAGAAGCACTGAAGGTGATGTTTCAAGAACACTATGTATCGTCCGCAGCAACGTTGACCAGGCTTCGTTGTAAAAAGCGATTATAACAGATGTCGTGGGCAGCCTTCTGTAGTTGTAAGATTTAGTTTTACAGCCACTCAGTCTATTATCTTCAATGTGCCGGTGAAGAGAGATTTTATCACTCAAATAAATATTAATTGCATACTTCTCAATCAGttcttcttcctgtttcttttcatcaGGACTCAGCTGCAGGCGAGAGGGCTTACCCCATTCTCCCGGGGCATAAGGATCAGGCGGGGATTTGTCATAAACTGGACGAGCCAAATCCACAGCTTCTTCTGCTCTGTCAGAAAAGCGCCTCTCCCATTTCCCTTTGGTGATGCTCTCCCCAGCGAGGGAGGCACCGAAGGAAGAAACCGACAGCTCGACCACAAAGTAAGCGATCATCAAGAAACCAAGAAACACGCAGCTTTTGCGGACCCACGTCCATCTTCTCGCCAGACGGATCCTCATCGTAGGCGATTAAAAGCAGCCCCTAGCAGAGAGGAGCTCCGTGAACCACTGCGGGCTCCCCCCCACGCCCCCAGGAcggcgggggctgcaggcactCCCAGCTTCGAGCTCGGGCCGCCGGCCGAGTTTGCAGCCAGTCCCTCCGTGGCGGCCCAGAGGTTTCCAGGGGGACAGCAGTGGAGGCACCGagcagcccccctcccctccggccTCGGCGCTCCCCTCActtacttcctcctcctcctctctcgcCGCGGGACAAACCCCTCCCCCCGCCTTGTGGTTTGCTCAAAAAGTTGTCGCTTAAGGAAGGGGCAGAGACTCCTCGGCCCGCCCGGCCGGCGCGGGAGCCCGCCCCGCCTCCGCGCCCGGCGGCTGCCGGAGAAGGAGGTAGGGAGCGAGCCGCCCCGCCCGGAAAGCAAacggcgcccggccccgccgccggtcCCCCGCACTCACCCAGCCCCGCGGCGTCCGCGTTGAAGGCGACGCCCGTCACCGCCGCTCTGTGGCCTCGGAAAGTCCGGATCAAGACGGGGTCCTCCTGGGGGAGAGGTGCGCACCGTCAGGCTCTGGGTGGGGGCGGCATccttcccgcccgccgccccccaccccccccaggagCCGTTAACGTTCCGCACGCGGCGGAAGCACGGCGGCGAGCGGTCCCTGCACCCTGAGCGCTCTCACCGGCGGGTGCGGCGGCCGCACCGGCTGTAGCCGCGCAGCCCTCGGCACCGGGCGACACCAGCCGGCGGCTGTGCCCGTTCGCAGGCCGGCAGCCGCAGCTCGCCTGCCCGCCGGAGCGCCGCCCTGGcttcccggggccggggccgagcccttACCAGCGCGGAGGCCatgggcggggcggagcggggcgcccCGGCAACGGCAGCTGCCAGAGCGGTGCGGCGGCCCGTCAAACCCCCCGCGCTCCAGGCGCGGCCGGCCGAGCCCCGAATTCATCCGCGGCGCCAACACTACGTCTTTCGATCCGCCCATTCGCCGGCcgccctgcgcggggcggggccgcagGGCCGCCTATCGGTGGTGTAGGTGCTCGGCTCCCTCTTAAAGGCGTTAGAGCCGCACCGCCCCTCGCGTTGCCTGGCTACCGCGGGAGCAGGCGGCGCCTCCTCGGCCGCGTCCGGCTGTTCctggcccgggcccgggccgggcgctCCGCGGCCTCCCCGGTCGGGCCGGGCAGATTGTAGTCTCTTGTCTCCGCGTTTGTCCCTTCGTTGGGACCCAGCGGCTTTTGGTCGGGAGGGGCTGAGCTACCGCCGAGGGGCCGCGGTGCGGTGGGTGCTGGAGCAGGCGGGACCGGAGGTGGGAAACTCGGCCTGGGgcttattatttgaaaaaaaaaacccaaacgccaACTACAGGTTTTCCCACCAGCCTGTGAGGGAACTCCCAGCGTTAGGCTGGGTCTCAAGCCAGGCGGCAGCGCGGCGCTCTGCGCTGCACCGTCGGTGTTCCGTCTGCGAGGAGCCCCgggccgcggggagccccgggggcctgaggcgctgccccccgccgggCTGCAGGCGGAGCGTGCATTCGCTTGCCTGTTCTTGAGGGCCTTTTCGTTCAGGTTAGCTGAAAGCAAACCTGAAGAAGCAAAATCTTCAAAGCTGGTGGAAGATCTGGCCCATGTTACCTCGATTTTGTGACTTACAAATTGCTGCAGGATAGCTCTGTTTAACACCTCGGACTGATTTTTGTATTAAGCCACCTTAGGTAGTTTGGCCTCTGTCTTTTTTACACTTGTTTCTTAGCCTGTCGATACGTTCTAGATTTCCAAGTCAGCGCTCGTGTTTGTGTCATAGAGTTGTCTTTAAACGGTcctttaatgctttaaaaaagtacagctacctttaaaaaaaaaaaaaaaaagaaaaaacaacaacacagaaaTATTGGTGTTAGTAGTGCTGTGAATGTTTATGAAGCTTCGTGGTAAGCTAGATAAGAGAACCAATCTCACTGAAAAAATACTCCTCCAATAGCTATGCTAGTAAAAAGAGGGTTGACATCAATTAGCAAAAGGGAGGGCTGTGATAGCAAAACTGTCATTCGATATGCAAGTGTTCGTGAAGAATTAACTTATACTGcaattacccttttttttttaaatctagtctGCATTTTACAGAGTTTCATCTGACATTAAAATCTTACGTCTACAGAATCAGGTCAGCAATTAGGCCAACATGGAAGATTTGTCAGTTATAGGACAGTTCCAAATCAATTGTGTTTAACCatgaaatgcatatttaaaataataattttaaaagtgctgaaAAAAGCAGGATTACCACAACAAATATCACAATAAGAAGGTTTCCGTGAAAATCTGCTAGCCACTCCTGACGTTGATGTTATGCAGGCTGATAATTTGCCTTTACAGCTTCAGAACAtaaaagaag
The genomic region above belongs to Mycteria americana isolate JAX WOST 10 ecotype Jacksonville Zoo and Gardens chromosome 1, USCA_MyAme_1.0, whole genome shotgun sequence and contains:
- the GALNT4 gene encoding polypeptide N-acetylgalactosaminyltransferase 4, producing the protein MRIRLARRWTWVRKSCVFLGFLMIAYFVVELSVSSFGASLAGESITKGKWERRFSDRAEEAVDLARPVYDKSPPDPYAPGEWGKPSRLQLSPDEKKQEEELIEKYAINIYLSDKISLHRHIEDNRLSGCKTKSYNYRRLPTTSVIIAFYNEAWSTLLRTIHSVLETSPSVLLKEIILVDDLSDKVYLKAELEKYISSLKRVRLIRTNKREGLVRARLIGATFATGDVLTFLDCHCECVSGWLEPLLERIAENETVIVCPVIDTIDWKTFEYYMQTSEPMIGGFDWRLTFQWHSVPKHERLRRKSETDPIRSPTMAGGLFAVSKKYFEYLGTYDTGMDVWGGENLELSFRVWQCGGMLEIHPCSHVGHVFPKRAPYARPNFLQNTARAAEVWMDEYKEHFYNRNPSARKENYGDISERKILRERLKCKSFNWYLKNIFSELHVPEDRAGWHGAIRSAGIASECLDYVLPEHNPTGAHLSLFGCHGQGGNQFFEYTSNKEIRFNSVTELCAEVPENEDFIGMRSCPKDGSPIPEIIIWHFKEDGTIYHPHSGKCLTAYRTTEGRADVQMRTCNAADKNQIWKFEK